From Nonlabens sp. Ci31, the proteins below share one genomic window:
- the atpG gene encoding ATP synthase F1 subunit gamma, with protein sequence MANLKEIRNRISSVSSTMQITSAMKMVSAAKLKKAQDAITAMRPYSDKLTELLQNLSATMEGDAVSKYTEQRDVERALVVAITSNRGLAGAFNTNIIKELIRLNQNELKDVDVSYMTVGKKANDFVSKKSPVQSNKSDLFENISYDNVALIAEELMELFITGEFDKIIIVYNSFKNAATQIVMTEDFLPLKPLAKDENALQAETEMDYIFEPSKEEIVKELIPKSLKMQLYKGVRDSWASEHGARMTAMHKATDNATELRDQLKLTYNKARQAAITNEILEIVGGAEALKD encoded by the coding sequence ATGGCCAACTTAAAAGAAATAAGAAATAGAATATCGTCCGTATCATCTACCATGCAGATTACCTCTGCCATGAAGATGGTAAGTGCGGCAAAGTTGAAAAAAGCACAAGATGCTATTACAGCAATGCGTCCTTATTCTGATAAGCTTACGGAGCTTCTCCAAAATCTTAGTGCTACTATGGAGGGTGATGCTGTAAGTAAATATACAGAGCAACGAGATGTAGAAAGAGCTCTGGTAGTTGCAATCACCTCAAATCGTGGTCTTGCAGGTGCTTTTAATACGAACATTATAAAAGAGCTGATTCGATTGAATCAGAACGAATTAAAAGATGTGGACGTTTCTTACATGACTGTAGGGAAGAAAGCTAATGACTTTGTAAGTAAAAAATCTCCTGTACAGTCTAATAAAAGCGATTTATTTGAGAACATTTCTTATGATAACGTAGCTTTAATTGCTGAAGAGCTTATGGAACTGTTTATAACGGGAGAGTTTGATAAAATCATTATTGTTTATAATAGCTTTAAAAATGCTGCTACACAAATCGTAATGACAGAAGATTTCCTACCTCTTAAGCCACTAGCAAAAGACGAAAATGCACTTCAAGCAGAAACTGAGATGGACTATATTTTTGAGCCTTCTAAGGAAGAAATCGTTAAAGAATTGATCCCTAAGTCACTGAAGATGCAATTGTACAAAGGAGTACGTGATTCTTGGGCTAGTGAGCACGGTGCGCGTATGACAGCTATGCATAAAGCAACAGATAACGCAACAGAGTTAAGAGATCAATTGAAATTGACTTATAACAAAGCACGTCAAGCGGCGATTACTAACGAGATCCTTGAGATCGTAGGTGGTGCTGAAGCATTGAAGGACTAG